Proteins encoded by one window of Hyla sarda isolate aHylSar1 chromosome 13, aHylSar1.hap1, whole genome shotgun sequence:
- the LOC130297725 gene encoding uncharacterized protein LOC130297725 → MAWGQIIPLFLMTMLHVVCCNGLLNSTCSKETCQCGETVTVTCTLTHPLQEIILRHNGTPLLLHKLPTKEGRIEHEKHLLEWTEDKVKVTISKVMFSDRLNYTLFLEAKESKGYTLEQITIDVFGICEPEMMKNNKTNELECVAESEKAASIVWMDSQRKLYQETRTRQPEDLPNRFKLWSYLKLTEEIGDNICCSVSYRINYVYMEKQICNPNTSAIGNDDLPMSKNLTLSTVLILLAVALVAAAFGYLLRRRDRTINRARSLSEGPLMEQEPNATEATTETV, encoded by the exons ATGGCTTGGGGACAAATAATTCCACTTTTCCTAATGACCATGCTCCATGTTGTATGTTGTAATGGAT TATTAAACTCCACATGCAGTAAGGAGACTTGTCAATGTGGGGAGACCGTGACTGTCACATGTACCCTGACCCACCCACTACAGGAAATTATCCTGAGACATAATGGTACCCCACTGCTTCTTCATAAATTACCTACGAAGGAGGGAAGGATAGAGCATGAAAAACATCTGCTTGAGTGGACAGAAGACAAAGTGAAGGTGACCATCTCCAAAGTCATGTTTTCTGATAGACTGAACTATACTCTATTTCTGGAAGCCAAAGAATCAAAAGGATATACGTTAGAACAGATCACCATCGATGTTTTTG GTATATGTGAACCAGAGATGATGAAAAACAATAAAACCAATGAACTAGAATGTGTGGCAGAGAGTGAAAAAGCCGCATCGATAGTCTGGATGGATAGTCAAAGAAAACTCTACCAGGAGACCAGAACAAGGCAACCTGAAGACCTACCTAATCGCTTTAAGTTGTGGTCCTATCTAAAATTGACGGAGGAGATCGGGGataatatatgctgctctgtctCATACCGGATAAATTATGTTTATATGGAAAAACAAATCTGTAATCCAAATACATCAG CAATAGGTAACGATGACCTACCGATGAGCAAGAACCTTACTCTCTCCACAGTTCTGATTCTTCTGGCTGTTGCTTTAGTTGCTGCTGCTTTCGGGTATCTGTTAAGAAGGAGGGACAGGACCATTAATAGAG CTCGCAGCCTGTCCGAAGGACCCCTCATGGAACAAG AACCTAACGCAACCGAAGCCACAACAGAGACTGTTTAA